From Streptomyces sp. TLI_053, a single genomic window includes:
- a CDS encoding acyl carrier protein, with product MATKDEVLEGLAEIVNEIAGIPTEDVELDKSFTDDLDVDSLSMVEVVVAAEERFDVKIPDDEVKNLKTVGDAVNYILTNA from the coding sequence ATGGCTACCAAGGACGAGGTTCTGGAAGGTCTCGCCGAGATCGTCAACGAGATCGCCGGCATCCCGACCGAGGACGTCGAGCTCGACAAGTCCTTCACCGACGACCTGGACGTCGACTCGCTGTCCATGGTCGAGGTCGTCGTGGCCGCCGAGGAGCGCTTCGACGTCAAGATCCCGGACGACGAGGTCAAGAACCTGAAGACCGTCGGCGACGCGGTGAACTACATCCTCACCAACGCCTGA
- a CDS encoding NADP-dependent oxidoreductase, giving the protein MAAEPTAAPEAPATAREWHLAARPEGWPVPADFALVEAPVRTPGPGEILVRNTDLSVDPYMRGRMNDAKSYIPPFKLGAAMDGGAVGYVVASEAEGFAPGDAVLHGLGWREYATLPAKHAVKVPEIEGVPLSAYLGVLGMPGLTAYAGLLAVGALKEGDRVFVSGAAGAVGSIVGQIAKLKGASLVVGSAGSAEKVDRLTGEFGFDAAFNYKDGPVGEQLAKVAPEGIDLYFDNVGGEHLEAAINALGVHGRAVLCGAIAHYNDTAAAPGPRNLMQVIGKRLRLEGILVGDHDALRPQFVAEVGGWLQEGKLRSEETAVDGFENAAQAFLDMLRGANTGKMVVRLKG; this is encoded by the coding sequence ATGGCCGCCGAGCCCACCGCCGCTCCGGAAGCCCCCGCCACCGCCCGTGAGTGGCACCTCGCCGCCCGCCCCGAGGGCTGGCCCGTCCCGGCCGACTTCGCCCTGGTCGAGGCGCCGGTCCGGACCCCGGGTCCGGGCGAGATCCTGGTCCGCAACACGGACCTCTCGGTCGACCCCTACATGCGCGGCCGGATGAACGACGCCAAGTCCTACATCCCGCCGTTCAAGCTCGGCGCGGCCATGGACGGCGGCGCCGTCGGTTACGTCGTGGCCTCGGAGGCCGAGGGCTTCGCCCCGGGCGACGCGGTGCTGCACGGGCTCGGCTGGCGCGAGTACGCCACCCTGCCGGCCAAGCACGCGGTCAAGGTGCCGGAGATCGAGGGCGTCCCGCTCTCCGCCTACCTCGGCGTGCTCGGCATGCCCGGCCTGACCGCCTACGCGGGCCTGCTCGCGGTCGGTGCCCTCAAGGAGGGCGACCGGGTCTTCGTGTCCGGCGCGGCCGGCGCGGTCGGTTCGATCGTCGGCCAGATCGCGAAGCTCAAGGGCGCCTCGCTGGTGGTCGGTTCGGCCGGCTCGGCGGAGAAGGTCGACCGGCTGACCGGGGAGTTCGGCTTCGACGCCGCCTTCAACTACAAGGACGGCCCGGTCGGCGAGCAGCTCGCCAAGGTCGCCCCCGAGGGCATCGACCTCTACTTCGACAACGTCGGCGGGGAGCACCTGGAGGCCGCCATCAACGCCCTGGGCGTGCACGGCCGGGCCGTGCTGTGCGGTGCGATCGCCCACTACAACGACACCGCCGCCGCCCCCGGCCCGCGCAACCTGATGCAGGTCATCGGCAAGCGGCTGCGTCTGGAGGGCATCCTGGTCGGTGACCACGACGCGCTCCGCCCGCAGTTCGTCGCCGAGGTGGGCGGCTGGCTCCAGGAGGGGAAGCTGCGCTCCGAGGAGACCGCGGTGGACGGCTTCGAGAACGCCGCCCAGGCCTTCCTGGACATGCTGCGCGGTGCCAACACCGGCAAGATGGTGGTCCGGCTGAAGGGCTGA
- a CDS encoding sensor histidine kinase, giving the protein MIKADPAGGGALGAWQRRLDRAAGLLGYVGLLIATGLVLLVPVPTARSVRVTLPAAGLALLWLLLRSALDRRTRPDGGARFAVAHFLGLLAVTTVLVLDNPLYGFFAFSCYLHAAQYLRGPARVLGTVVAAVPTALAQSGGALPTSPGRAGGFLAVLAFNLVVVGVLLALSEVADRLGRQRERANAELAEANRRLSGMLAENAGLHAQLLVQAREAGAADERRRFAQEMHDTVAQGLAGIVTQLQAAEQVRERSAADADRHLANAVGLARESLTQARRAVHALRPLELERAALPEAVAELVEQWRGRNSAAASLTVTGDARPLHPEVEVTLLRIAQESLANAGRYARASRVGLTLSYMPGLVTLDVRDDGVGFDPRAEPASRATGGGYGLDVMRRRVARLAGRLDLETEPGAGTTVSATLPAISAEE; this is encoded by the coding sequence ATGATCAAGGCCGACCCGGCGGGCGGGGGTGCGCTCGGGGCCTGGCAGCGGCGGCTGGACCGCGCTGCCGGGCTGCTCGGCTACGTCGGGCTGCTGATCGCCACCGGGCTCGTGCTGCTGGTGCCGGTGCCGACCGCGCGGTCCGTCCGGGTCACCCTGCCGGCCGCGGGGCTCGCCCTGCTCTGGCTGCTGCTGCGCTCGGCGCTGGACCGCCGAACCCGGCCCGACGGCGGGGCGCGGTTCGCCGTCGCCCACTTCCTCGGACTGCTCGCGGTGACCACCGTCCTGGTGCTGGACAACCCGCTCTACGGCTTCTTCGCCTTCAGCTGCTACCTGCACGCCGCCCAGTACCTGCGGGGCCCGGCCAGGGTGCTGGGCACGGTGGTGGCGGCCGTCCCCACCGCGCTCGCCCAGAGCGGCGGGGCGCTGCCGACGAGTCCGGGGCGGGCCGGCGGCTTCCTGGCCGTCCTCGCCTTCAACCTGGTGGTGGTCGGGGTGCTGCTCGCGCTGAGCGAGGTCGCCGACCGGCTGGGCCGCCAGCGCGAACGGGCCAACGCCGAACTCGCCGAGGCCAACCGGCGGCTGTCCGGGATGCTCGCCGAGAACGCCGGACTGCACGCCCAACTGCTGGTCCAGGCCCGCGAGGCCGGGGCCGCCGACGAGCGCCGCCGGTTCGCCCAGGAGATGCACGACACCGTGGCCCAGGGCCTGGCCGGCATCGTCACCCAGCTCCAGGCCGCCGAGCAGGTCCGGGAGCGCAGCGCGGCGGACGCCGACCGGCACCTGGCCAACGCCGTCGGCCTCGCCCGGGAGAGCCTCACTCAGGCCCGCCGGGCCGTGCACGCGCTGCGCCCGCTGGAGCTCGAACGGGCCGCGCTGCCGGAGGCCGTCGCCGAGCTGGTCGAGCAGTGGCGCGGGCGCAACAGCGCCGCCGCCTCGCTGACCGTCACCGGGGACGCCCGCCCGCTGCACCCCGAGGTCGAGGTGACGCTGCTGCGGATCGCCCAGGAGTCGCTGGCCAACGCCGGCCGGTACGCCCGGGCCTCGCGGGTCGGGCTGACCCTCTCGTACATGCCGGGGCTGGTCACCCTGGACGTCCGGGACGACGGCGTCGGCTTCGACCCGAGGGCCGAGCCGGCCTCCCGGGCCACCGGCGGCGGCTACGGGCTGGACGTGATGCGCCGCCGGGTCGCACGACTGGCCGGACGGCTGGACCTGGAGACCGAACCGGGCGCCGGGACGACGGTGTCGGCGACCCTGCCGGCGATCAGTGCGGAGGAGTAG
- a CDS encoding pyridoxal-phosphate dependent enzyme, with protein MLEPALLPTPLADCTDETLARAGVELRLKRDDLAHPLVPGNKWRKLAPNLAAAVEGGHRRLVTFGGAYSTHLRAVAVAAAALGLESVGLVRGEELAGRPRNWSLRAAEAAGMELVFLTRAEYREAAGRAGEGPGWRWGPGLVLPEGGSNGLAVTGAAEIVAELDDLGGRDVVCCPVGTGGTLAGIAAGLPRGARALGVAVLRGGEGYLEAEVTRLHREAYGREFDGWRIDHGHHGGGYGRVPAELEEFAAGFERRHGIALERRYVAKLLAAVHDLAGAGAFPPGTRLTAVVTGLPDPVGP; from the coding sequence ATGCTCGAACCCGCGCTGCTGCCGACCCCGCTGGCGGACTGCACCGACGAGACGCTCGCCCGGGCCGGGGTGGAGCTGCGGCTCAAGCGGGACGACCTGGCACACCCGCTGGTGCCGGGGAACAAGTGGCGCAAGCTCGCGCCGAACCTGGCGGCCGCCGTCGAGGGGGGCCACCGCCGGCTGGTGACCTTCGGCGGGGCGTACTCCACCCATCTGCGGGCGGTCGCGGTGGCGGCCGCGGCGCTCGGGCTGGAGAGCGTCGGGCTGGTCCGCGGCGAGGAGCTGGCCGGCCGGCCGCGCAACTGGTCGCTGCGGGCCGCGGAGGCGGCCGGGATGGAGCTGGTGTTCCTGACCCGGGCCGAGTACCGGGAGGCCGCCGGCCGTGCCGGGGAGGGGCCGGGGTGGCGGTGGGGTCCCGGTCTGGTGCTGCCGGAGGGCGGCTCCAACGGCCTCGCGGTCACCGGCGCGGCGGAGATCGTCGCGGAGCTCGACGACCTGGGCGGGCGCGACGTGGTCTGCTGCCCGGTCGGCACCGGCGGCACGCTGGCGGGGATCGCGGCCGGGCTGCCGCGGGGGGCGCGGGCGCTGGGCGTGGCGGTGCTGCGCGGCGGCGAGGGGTACCTGGAGGCCGAGGTGACCCGGCTGCACCGGGAGGCGTACGGGCGGGAGTTCGACGGCTGGCGGATCGACCACGGCCACCACGGCGGCGGGTACGGCCGGGTGCCGGCCGAGCTGGAGGAGTTCGCGGCCGGCTTCGAGCGGCGGCACGGGATCGCCCTGGAGCGCCGTTACGTGGCCAAGCTGCTGGCCGCCGTGCACGACCTGGCCGGGGCCGGCGCCTTCCCGCCCGGCACCCGGCTGACGGCCGTGGTCACCGGGCTGCCCGACCCGGTCGGGCCGTGA
- a CDS encoding MarR family transcriptional regulator yields the protein MGTMDTQHSRETAPQADEITREVVDLMANVVALFHREYEEAAAARSLTGAQAKVLALLRRGPMPMRQIAQTLSCEPSNITGIVDRLETRGFVTRQPDLQDRRVKLVAATETGAGASEELRESLNFAREPLAALGPEERTQLRDLLRRMLTGATTTGT from the coding sequence ATGGGAACCATGGACACCCAGCACAGCCGGGAAACCGCACCGCAGGCCGACGAGATCACCCGCGAGGTCGTCGATCTCATGGCCAACGTGGTCGCGCTCTTCCATCGCGAGTACGAGGAGGCCGCCGCCGCCCGCTCGCTCACCGGGGCGCAGGCCAAGGTCCTCGCACTGCTGCGGCGCGGCCCGATGCCCATGCGCCAGATCGCCCAGACGCTCAGCTGCGAGCCCTCCAACATCACCGGCATCGTGGACCGGCTGGAGACCCGCGGCTTCGTCACCCGCCAGCCCGACCTCCAGGACCGCCGGGTCAAGCTGGTCGCCGCCACCGAGACCGGGGCGGGCGCCTCCGAGGAGCTCCGCGAGTCGCTGAACTTCGCCCGCGAGCCGCTCGCCGCGCTCGGCCCCGAGGAGCGGACCCAGCTGCGCGACCTGCTCCGCCGGATGCTCACCGGCGCCACCACCACCGGCACGTGA
- a CDS encoding DUF3145 domain-containing protein, with protein sequence MTTRGVLYVHSAPRALCPHVEWAVAGVLGVRVSLDWIRQPAAPGHWRAELSWQGEPGTASKLASALRGWQLLRYEVTSEPCATAEGERYSSTPSLGIFHAVTGIHGDILIPEDRLRAVLLRARSEGADLEAEIAMLLGKPWDDELEPFRYAGEGAPVRWLHQVV encoded by the coding sequence GTGACGACACGTGGAGTCCTGTACGTCCACTCCGCGCCCCGCGCGCTGTGCCCGCACGTCGAGTGGGCCGTCGCGGGGGTGCTCGGTGTGCGGGTGAGCCTGGACTGGATCCGCCAGCCGGCCGCGCCCGGACACTGGCGCGCCGAGCTCTCCTGGCAGGGCGAGCCCGGCACGGCCTCGAAGCTCGCCTCCGCACTGCGCGGGTGGCAGCTGCTGCGGTACGAGGTCACCAGCGAGCCCTGTGCCACGGCCGAGGGCGAGCGCTACAGCAGCACGCCCTCGCTCGGCATCTTCCACGCCGTCACCGGCATCCACGGTGACATCCTCATCCCCGAGGACCGGCTGCGGGCCGTCCTGCTGCGCGCCCGCAGCGAGGGGGCGGACCTCGAGGCCGAGATCGCCATGCTGCTCGGCAAGCCCTGGGACGACGAACTGGAGCCCTTCCGCTACGCCGGCGAGGGCGCCCCGGTGCGCTGGCTGCACCAGGTGGTCTGA
- the fabF gene encoding beta-ketoacyl-ACP synthase II, which produces MTVENRTVVVTGIGAFTPLGGDAATTWENLLAGRSGVAVLTEEWAAELPVRIAARTAVEPGEILPRPLARKLDRSAQFALIAAREAWADAGFETPATDESSKLAPERLGAVIASGIGGVTTLLDQYDVLKEKGARKVSPHTVPMLMPNSPAANVGLEVGARAGVHTPVSACASGAEAIGYAIEMIRNGRADVVVAGGTEAAIHPLPIAAFANMMAMSKNNDDPERASRPYDKGRDGFVLGEGAGVVVLESVEHAEARGARIYCEAVGQGLSSDAHHIAQPEPTGAGVARALADLFERNQLDKAEIVHVNAHATSTPQGDTAELKALRKELGEELDHIAISATKSMTGHLLGGAGGIETVATVQALYHRLAPPTINVDELDDDVDADIVRGEARPLPEGRIAALNNSFGFGGHNVVLAFRSR; this is translated from the coding sequence GTGACCGTTGAAAACCGTACCGTGGTCGTCACGGGTATCGGCGCCTTCACGCCGCTGGGCGGCGACGCCGCCACCACCTGGGAGAACCTGCTCGCCGGGCGCTCCGGGGTGGCTGTCCTGACCGAGGAGTGGGCCGCCGAGCTGCCCGTCCGGATCGCCGCGCGCACCGCCGTCGAGCCGGGCGAGATCCTCCCCCGTCCGCTGGCCCGCAAGCTGGACCGCTCGGCGCAGTTCGCGCTGATCGCCGCCCGCGAGGCCTGGGCCGACGCCGGTTTCGAGACCCCGGCCACCGACGAGTCCTCCAAGCTGGCCCCTGAGCGCCTGGGCGCCGTGATCGCCTCCGGCATCGGTGGCGTCACCACCCTGCTCGACCAGTACGACGTGCTGAAGGAGAAGGGCGCCCGCAAGGTCTCCCCGCACACCGTCCCGATGCTGATGCCCAACTCCCCGGCGGCCAACGTCGGTCTGGAGGTCGGCGCCCGCGCGGGTGTGCACACTCCCGTCTCCGCCTGCGCCTCCGGCGCCGAGGCGATCGGCTACGCGATCGAGATGATCCGCAACGGCCGCGCCGACGTCGTGGTGGCCGGCGGCACCGAGGCGGCGATCCACCCGCTGCCGATCGCCGCGTTCGCCAACATGATGGCGATGTCCAAGAACAACGACGACCCCGAGCGCGCCTCCCGCCCGTACGACAAGGGCCGGGACGGCTTCGTGCTCGGCGAGGGCGCCGGCGTGGTCGTGCTGGAGTCCGTGGAGCACGCCGAGGCCCGCGGTGCCCGCATCTACTGCGAGGCGGTGGGCCAGGGCCTGTCCTCGGACGCCCACCACATCGCCCAGCCCGAGCCGACCGGTGCCGGCGTGGCCCGCGCGCTGGCCGACCTGTTCGAGCGCAACCAGCTCGACAAGGCCGAGATCGTGCACGTCAACGCGCACGCCACCTCGACCCCGCAGGGTGACACCGCCGAGCTGAAGGCGCTCCGCAAGGAGCTGGGCGAGGAGCTCGACCACATCGCGATCTCGGCGACCAAGTCGATGACCGGTCACCTGCTGGGCGGCGCCGGCGGCATCGAGACCGTCGCCACCGTGCAGGCGCTCTACCACCGCCTCGCCCCGCCGACCATCAACGTCGACGAGCTGGACGACGACGTGGACGCGGACATCGTCCGCGGCGAGGCCCGCCCGCTGCCCGAGGGCCGGATCGCGGCGCTGAACAACTCGTTCGGCTTCGGCGGCCACAACGTGGTGCTGGCCTTCCGCTCCCGCTGA
- a CDS encoding response regulator transcription factor, whose amino-acid sequence MDDATTIRVLLVDDHPVVRDGLRGMFAAAPGFEVVGEAGDGAEALVLVAALRPDVVLMDLRMPRMDGVTAIRELAERGLPGRVLVLTTYDTDADVLPAVRAGATGYLLKDAAREDLFHAVREAARGASVIAPTVAAKLLGQVREPVREPAREPLSPRELEVLELVAAGSTNREAAARLFVSEATVKTHLIHVYAKLGVKDRASAVAAGFNLGLLTPTGRP is encoded by the coding sequence GTGGACGACGCGACGACGATCAGGGTGCTGCTGGTGGACGACCACCCGGTGGTCCGGGACGGGCTGCGCGGCATGTTCGCCGCCGCCCCCGGCTTCGAGGTGGTCGGCGAGGCCGGGGACGGCGCCGAGGCACTGGTGCTGGTCGCCGCGCTGCGGCCGGACGTGGTGCTGATGGACCTGCGGATGCCGCGGATGGACGGTGTCACGGCGATCCGCGAGCTGGCCGAGCGCGGCCTGCCCGGCCGGGTCCTGGTGCTCACCACCTACGACACCGACGCCGACGTGCTCCCCGCCGTCCGGGCCGGCGCCACCGGCTACCTGCTGAAGGACGCCGCCAGGGAGGACCTCTTCCACGCCGTCAGGGAGGCCGCCCGCGGTGCCTCGGTGATCGCGCCCACCGTCGCCGCCAAGCTGCTCGGCCAGGTCCGGGAGCCGGTCCGGGAGCCGGCGCGGGAGCCGCTGAGCCCGCGCGAACTGGAGGTGCTGGAGCTGGTCGCCGCCGGATCCACCAACCGGGAGGCGGCGGCCCGGCTGTTCGTCAGCGAGGCCACCGTGAAGACCCATCTGATCCACGTCTACGCCAAGCTCGGCGTCAAGGACCGCGCCTCGGCCGTCGCCGCCGGCTTCAACCTGGGCCTGCTCACCCCCACCGGTCGCCCGTAA
- a CDS encoding LCP family protein, giving the protein MSGSSRRRRVVRTVIGLAAVLVLTVAGAGAWFYHRLDTNISTFDADGVATERPPAPVPTAPGASVPVNVLLLGSDTRNDGNDDLGGGDVGVGHSDTAILLHVYADRKHAVGVSIPRDALVTVPSCRLPSGDWTKPRTNQMFNEAFTVGESPKGNPACTQNTVEALTGLRIDHTIVVDFKGVAAMTDAINGVEVCVPNDVNSHNIKLRKGLQKIAGQPAVDYLRARYGFGDNSDIGRMKRQQAFLSSMIRKIQSQGFSLPTLLPLADAATRSLTVDEGLGTAMKLVDFAQSLQQIKLSDITFVTTPWRFSVVQKGRVDLVRPDVDTLWRLLREDRTLDGQSTGLLPEADTAAPSAAATDGAATPAPAATPLSPEQLATTITVVNGVGTDGLAGAGSAAIRAQGFTNVSLGATTGGRLRTEIAYDPPFKAVADQLATLFPGARTTVEPGSEGVTVTLGRDYRPAATATATAPAYRPVPGGKAAAVGIAAATDTPTGAPTAPPAVTGPLPTGVPSAIAENSRSADADPCANLTFG; this is encoded by the coding sequence ATGAGCGGCAGCTCGCGCCGTCGGCGTGTCGTACGGACCGTCATAGGACTCGCGGCCGTCCTGGTACTGACGGTGGCCGGAGCCGGGGCCTGGTTCTACCACCGGCTGGACACCAACATCAGCACCTTCGACGCCGACGGCGTCGCCACCGAGCGCCCGCCCGCGCCGGTACCCACCGCTCCCGGGGCCTCGGTCCCGGTCAACGTCCTGCTGCTCGGCTCGGACACCCGCAACGACGGGAACGACGACCTCGGCGGCGGCGACGTGGGGGTGGGTCACTCGGACACCGCGATCCTGCTGCACGTCTACGCCGACCGGAAGCACGCCGTCGGCGTCTCCATACCCCGCGACGCCCTGGTCACCGTCCCGTCCTGCCGGCTGCCCAGCGGCGACTGGACGAAGCCGCGGACCAACCAGATGTTCAACGAGGCCTTCACCGTCGGCGAGTCCCCCAAGGGGAACCCGGCCTGCACCCAGAACACCGTCGAGGCGCTCACCGGGCTTCGGATCGACCACACCATCGTGGTCGACTTCAAGGGCGTCGCCGCGATGACCGACGCCATCAACGGTGTCGAGGTCTGCGTCCCGAACGACGTCAACTCGCACAACATCAAGCTCCGCAAGGGCCTGCAGAAGATCGCCGGCCAGCCGGCCGTCGACTACCTCCGCGCCCGCTACGGCTTCGGCGACAACTCCGACATCGGCCGGATGAAGCGCCAGCAGGCCTTCCTCTCCTCGATGATCCGCAAGATCCAGTCCCAGGGCTTCTCGCTGCCGACCCTGCTCCCGCTCGCCGACGCCGCCACCCGCTCGCTGACCGTCGACGAGGGCCTCGGCACCGCGATGAAGCTGGTCGACTTCGCGCAGTCGCTGCAGCAGATCAAGCTGTCGGACATCACCTTCGTCACCACCCCCTGGCGGTTCTCGGTCGTGCAGAAGGGCCGGGTCGACCTGGTCCGCCCCGACGTGGACACCCTGTGGCGACTGCTCCGCGAGGACCGCACCCTGGACGGCCAGAGCACCGGCCTGCTCCCGGAGGCCGACACCGCCGCCCCCTCGGCCGCCGCCACCGACGGCGCCGCGACCCCCGCGCCGGCCGCCACCCCGCTGAGCCCCGAGCAGCTCGCCACCACGATCACCGTGGTCAACGGCGTCGGCACCGACGGACTCGCCGGCGCGGGCTCCGCCGCGATCCGCGCCCAGGGCTTCACCAACGTCTCGCTGGGCGCCACCACCGGCGGCCGGCTGCGCACCGAGATCGCCTACGACCCGCCCTTCAAGGCCGTCGCCGACCAGCTCGCCACGCTCTTCCCCGGTGCCAGGACGACCGTGGAACCGGGCTCCGAGGGCGTCACGGTCACCCTCGGACGCGATTACCGCCCGGCCGCCACCGCGACCGCCACCGCTCCGGCCTACCGGCCGGTGCCCGGCGGCAAGGCCGCCGCCGTGGGGATCGCCGCCGCCACCGACACCCCCACCGGCGCTCCCACCGCACCGCCGGCCGTCACCGGACCGCTGCCCACCGGCGTGCCCAGCGCCATCGCCGAGAACAGCCGCAGCGCCGACGCCGACCCCTGCGCCAACCTCACCTTCGGCTGA